A window from Chrysemys picta bellii isolate R12L10 chromosome 2, ASM1138683v2, whole genome shotgun sequence encodes these proteins:
- the LOC135981260 gene encoding myb/SANT-like DNA-binding domain-containing protein 2, whose amino-acid sequence MQADNRKRAPAWTVREVLDLIAVWGEDSVLAELRSKRRNAKIFEKISKGMMERGHNRDSDQCRVKVKELRQAYQKTKEANGRSGSEPRTCRFYAELHAILGGAATTNPPVFVDSGSGIVSTPEDSADGVEEEEEEDELAESTQHSILPNSQDLFITPTEVPSQASQASTQDSDPMEGTSAAANSSSLPPPSRRLSQIRRRKKKTREEMFSEIMESSRSDRAHLNEWKETVSKYRKEVSEREDMRDQREDMRDQREERRDARDERWRQEDQRMKEATLGLLQRLVEVQERLLENRLPLQPLFHPPPSPCSVSSSPRRVRTRGGEAPYTFPFHPSRQPKQKAVIFLTFSLWLFPSQ is encoded by the exons atgcaggctgataatcgaaaaagagcaccagcatggaccgtgagggaggtactggatctgatcgctgtatggggagaggattcagtgcttgcagaacttcgttctaaaagacgaaatgcaaaaatttttgaaaaaatctccaagggcatgatggagagaggccacaatagggactcagatcagtgccgcgtgaaagtcaaggagctcagacaagcctatcagaaaacaaaggaggcaaacggtcgctctgggtcagagccgcggacatgccgcttctacgccgagctgcatgcaattctagggggggctgccaccactaacccacctgtgttcgtggattctgggtcggggatagtctcgacgcctgaggattctgccgatggggtagaggaggaggaggaggaggatgagcttgcagagagcacacagcactccattctccccaacagccaggatctttttatcaccccgactgaagtaccctcccaagcctcccaagccagtacccaagactctgaccccatggaaggcacctcag cagctgcaaattcctcaagcctccctcctccatcccgaaggttatcacagataaggcgtcgtaagaagaagacgcgagaagagatgttttcggaaattatggaatccagcagaagtgacagagctcatctgaatgagtggaaggaaaccgtttcaaagtataggaaagaagtcagtgaacgtgaggacatgagggaccaacgtgaggacatgagggaccaacgtgaggagaggagagacgctcgagatgagaggtggcgtcaggaagaccagaggatgaaggaagcaacgctggggctgctccagcgtctggtggaggttcaggaacggctgctggaaaacagactgccgcttcagcccctgttccaccctcccccctccccatgttctgtatcctcctcacccagacgtgtaagaacgcgggggggggaggctccgtacaccttcccattccaccccagtagacagcccaagcaaaaggctgtcatttttttaaccttttctttgtggctttttccttcccagtaa